In the Candidatus Rhodoblastus alkanivorans genome, one interval contains:
- a CDS encoding NAD-dependent succinate-semialdehyde dehydrogenase: MRLNDPSVLKTQNLIGGVWRGAGALEIKNPANGAVLGHVPNGGAAEATEAVEIAARAQKLWAAHTAKQRSGLLRKWFELILAAREDLAVIMTSEQGKPLAEARAEIDYAASFIEFFAEEAKRVYGETIPSPWPDSRIVTLRQPIGVMTAITPWNFPAAMITRKCAPALAAGCACVVKPAPETPLTALALGELAVRAGLPPGVLNIITGDAPSIGKVFCEHPSVRFVGFTGSTEVGKLLMRQAASGVKKVGLELGGNAPFIVFDDADLDAAVAGAMLSKYRNMGQTCVCANRLYVQEGVYDAFAAKLAEAVAKLKVGDGLEEGVQQGPLITSEALDKVEAHIADALAKGGRVLVGGHRHKLGGTFFQPTVLADVTPEMIVAREETFGPVAPLFRFKDEADVIAQANATQFGLAAYFYARDLGRVFRVVEALEYGMVGVNSGIISTEVAPFGGVKESGIGREGSRHGIEEFVEIKYVLLGGLGG, translated from the coding sequence ATGCGGCTCAATGATCCCTCCGTCCTGAAAACCCAAAATCTCATCGGCGGCGTGTGGCGCGGCGCGGGCGCGCTGGAGATCAAAAACCCCGCCAATGGCGCGGTTCTCGGCCATGTTCCCAACGGCGGCGCGGCGGAGGCGACGGAGGCGGTTGAGATCGCGGCGCGGGCGCAAAAGCTCTGGGCGGCCCATACCGCCAAACAGCGCTCCGGCCTGCTGCGCAAATGGTTCGAGCTGATCCTTGCCGCGCGCGAGGACCTCGCGGTCATCATGACCAGCGAGCAGGGCAAGCCGCTGGCGGAGGCGCGCGCCGAGATCGATTACGCCGCAAGCTTCATTGAATTTTTCGCCGAGGAGGCCAAGCGCGTCTATGGCGAGACCATTCCCTCGCCCTGGCCCGATTCGCGCATTGTCACTTTGCGCCAGCCGATCGGCGTCATGACCGCGATCACGCCGTGGAATTTCCCTGCGGCGATGATCACCCGCAAATGCGCGCCGGCGCTGGCCGCCGGTTGCGCCTGCGTCGTCAAGCCGGCGCCGGAGACGCCGCTCACCGCTCTGGCGCTCGGGGAACTCGCGGTCCGCGCCGGCCTGCCGCCCGGCGTGCTGAACATCATCACCGGCGACGCGCCTTCGATCGGCAAGGTGTTCTGCGAACATCCCTCGGTCCGTTTCGTCGGCTTCACCGGCTCGACCGAGGTTGGCAAACTGCTGATGCGGCAGGCAGCGTCCGGCGTCAAAAAGGTCGGGCTGGAGCTTGGCGGCAATGCGCCCTTCATCGTCTTCGACGACGCCGATCTCGACGCGGCGGTCGCCGGCGCCATGCTGTCGAAATATCGCAACATGGGGCAGACCTGCGTCTGCGCCAACCGGCTCTATGTGCAGGAGGGCGTGTACGACGCCTTCGCCGCCAAATTGGCCGAGGCGGTGGCGAAACTGAAAGTCGGCGACGGCTTGGAGGAGGGGGTGCAGCAGGGGCCGTTGATCACGTCCGAGGCGTTGGACAAGGTCGAGGCCCATATCGCCGACGCCCTCGCCAAGGGTGGGCGGGTCCTGGTCGGCGGCCATAGGCACAAACTGGGCGGGACCTTTTTCCAGCCTACGGTGCTTGCCGACGTCACGCCTGAAATGATCGTCGCGCGCGAGGAAACTTTCGGCCCGGTCGCGCCTTTGTTCCGCTTCAAGGACGAGGCCGATGTCATCGCCCAGGCCAATGCGACGCAATTTGGTTTGGCCGCCTATTTCTACGCCCGCGACCTCGGCCGGGTGTTCCGGGTCGTCGAGGCGCTGGAATATGGCATGGTCGGCGTCAATTCCGGCATCATCTCCACCGAAGTCGCGCCCTTCGGCGGCGTCAAGGAATCCGGCATCGGCCGCGAGGGCTCCCGCCACGGCATCGAGGAATTCGTCGAAATCAAATATGTCTTGCTCGGCGGCTTAGGGGGGTAG
- a CDS encoding NrsF family protein: MKTEDLIAAIAADNDTKPTPMPRAFALDLGAGFVVSALFFFAFLGLRPTFFSSLDEPRFLFKFAFSLTMAITGLVLAWRLSRPGADPGLARRAVLLAPALVVAASLIEMAVVPPDQWAARMIGHNAVHCLTLIPFMALAPLAGLFLALRHGAPSDPRRAGAAAAFAAAGFSALLYAANCPDDSPFFVAVWYMIATSIVVALGWFAGGRLLRW, encoded by the coding sequence ATGAAGACCGAGGACCTCATCGCCGCGATTGCCGCGGACAACGACACGAAGCCGACGCCGATGCCGCGGGCCTTCGCGCTCGACCTCGGCGCGGGTTTTGTCGTCTCGGCTCTGTTCTTCTTCGCCTTTCTCGGCCTGCGCCCGACCTTTTTCTCCTCGCTCGACGAGCCGCGCTTCCTGTTCAAATTCGCTTTTTCCCTGACCATGGCCATAACCGGCCTGGTCCTGGCGTGGCGGTTGTCGCGGCCGGGCGCCGATCCTGGCCTTGCCCGCCGCGCGGTTCTCCTCGCGCCGGCTTTGGTCGTGGCCGCGTCCCTGATCGAAATGGCGGTCGTTCCGCCCGATCAATGGGCGGCGCGGATGATCGGCCATAACGCCGTTCATTGCCTGACGCTCATCCCCTTCATGGCGCTGGCGCCGCTTGCCGGGCTGTTCCTAGCGCTGCGCCACGGCGCGCCGAGCGATCCGCGCCGCGCGGGGGCGGCGGCGGCCTTCGCTGCGGCCGGCTTTTCCGCGCTGCTTTACGCCGCCAACTGTCCTGACGACTCGCCCTTCTTCGTCGCGGTCTGGTATATGATCGCGACATCGATCGTCGTCGCGCTCGGCTGGTTCGCAGGCGGACGCCTGCTGCGCTGGTAA
- a CDS encoding FAD-dependent monooxygenase codes for MTPQQPFVIAGGGVGGLTAALALAQIGRPSLLFERASAFREVGAGLQLSPNASRILRKLGVLDALMDLAVAPKYVRLRRGADGADLARVPFDDAEKRWGAPYLVVHRADLLAALVDRARSENLITISNDSALTGFIQDEKGVAVTYRFDGEFRRASGAALIGADGVRSMTRTRLIQGVADQPAYTGHTAWRTILPAAGLPEAFLRPVANLWFGERAHLVHYPLRGGSIVNVVALVEDAWRGEAESDMEFWDNEGDRRFLMNRFKDWCGEARELIGAGETWLRWPLFDRPPLDSWSRGRVALLGDAAHPMLPYLAQGAAQAIEDAAALAAAVAANEHDPAAALSQYSAARAARARRVQEAARAQGQIYHLAGFKAFARDAALRLSTPGLLRGRQDWLYAQ; via the coding sequence GTGACCCCGCAACAGCCTTTCGTGATAGCCGGGGGCGGCGTCGGCGGCCTGACCGCCGCGCTCGCCCTGGCGCAGATCGGCCGTCCTTCCCTGCTGTTCGAGCGCGCCTCGGCTTTTCGGGAGGTCGGCGCCGGTCTGCAGCTTTCCCCCAACGCCAGCCGCATCCTGCGCAAGCTGGGCGTGCTCGACGCCCTGATGGACCTCGCGGTCGCGCCGAAATATGTCCGGCTGCGGCGGGGGGCCGACGGCGCCGATCTCGCGCGCGTGCCGTTTGACGACGCCGAAAAGCGCTGGGGCGCGCCCTATCTCGTCGTCCATCGCGCCGATCTGCTCGCGGCTCTGGTCGATCGCGCCCGCAGCGAAAACCTGATCACGATCAGCAATGATTCCGCCCTCACCGGCTTCATCCAGGACGAGAAGGGCGTCGCCGTCACCTATCGTTTCGACGGCGAGTTCCGCCGCGCCTCCGGCGCCGCGCTGATCGGCGCCGATGGGGTGCGCTCGATGACGCGCACGCGACTCATTCAGGGCGTCGCCGACCAGCCGGCCTATACTGGCCACACCGCCTGGCGCACGATTCTGCCCGCCGCTGGCCTGCCGGAAGCCTTCCTGCGCCCCGTCGCCAATCTCTGGTTCGGCGAGCGCGCCCATCTCGTCCATTATCCCTTGCGCGGCGGCTCGATCGTCAATGTGGTCGCGCTGGTCGAGGACGCCTGGCGCGGCGAGGCCGAGAGCGATATGGAATTCTGGGACAATGAGGGCGACCGGCGCTTCCTCATGAACCGCTTCAAGGACTGGTGCGGCGAGGCGCGCGAGCTGATCGGCGCCGGCGAAACCTGGCTGCGCTGGCCTTTGTTCGACCGCCCGCCGCTCGATTCGTGGTCGCGCGGAAGGGTCGCCCTGCTCGGCGACGCCGCCCATCCCATGCTGCCCTATCTCGCCCAGGGCGCGGCCCAGGCGATCGAGGACGCGGCGGCGCTGGCGGCGGCCGTCGCCGCCAATGAGCACGATCCCGCCGCCGCTCTGTCGCAATATTCCGCCGCCCGCGCCGCCCGCGCCCGCCGGGTTCAGGAAGCCGCCCGCGCCCAGGGCCAGATTTACCATCTCGCCGGCTTCAAGGCTTTCGCCCGCGACGCCGCCCTGCGGCTCTCGACGCCTGGCCTGCTGCGCGGGCGCCAGGATTGGCTCTACGCGCAATAG
- a CDS encoding HAD-IA family hydrolase, whose translation MAAMKSDPVLYVFDLDGTLADTAGDLMGTLDHIMLGEGFAPTPLEDSRSLLGAGARALIVRALEAQDKEVSPERLNDMFERFLAHYETRIADESRLFPGVVEALDALEQRGGLFAVCTNKVERPAKLLLEKLGVADRFAFICGQDTFGIAKPDPRPLLKTIEAAGGEVRRAIMIGDSKTDIATARAAEVPVIAVDFGYTDLPVSEYAPDRIISHFSELPDAAAAFFAASEGGKDDVMAG comes from the coding sequence ATGGCCGCGATGAAATCCGACCCCGTGCTTTACGTCTTCGATCTGGACGGCACCCTGGCCGATACGGCCGGCGACCTGATGGGAACGCTGGATCATATCATGCTGGGCGAGGGTTTTGCGCCGACGCCGCTCGAAGATTCCCGCTCCCTGCTCGGCGCGGGGGCGCGCGCGCTCATCGTTCGCGCGTTGGAGGCTCAGGACAAGGAAGTCTCGCCGGAGCGACTGAACGACATGTTCGAGCGCTTTCTCGCCCATTACGAGACGCGGATCGCGGACGAGAGCCGGCTTTTCCCTGGCGTTGTCGAGGCGCTCGACGCGCTCGAACAGCGCGGCGGCCTTTTCGCCGTCTGCACCAACAAGGTCGAGCGCCCGGCCAAGCTCCTGCTGGAAAAACTCGGCGTCGCCGACCGTTTCGCCTTCATCTGCGGCCAGGACACTTTCGGCATCGCCAAGCCCGACCCCAGGCCCCTGCTCAAAACCATCGAGGCGGCGGGCGGCGAGGTCAGGCGCGCCATCATGATCGGCGATTCCAAGACCGATATCGCCACCGCGCGCGCCGCGGAAGTCCCGGTCATCGCCGTCGATTTCGGCTATACCGACCTCCCGGTGAGCGAATATGCCCCCGACCGGATCATCTCCCATTTCTCCGAACTTCCGGACGCGGCCGCGGCGTTTTTCGCGGCGAGCGAAGGCGGGAAAGACGACGTGATGGCGGGCTAG
- a CDS encoding zinc-finger domain-containing protein: protein MSDHAIPHFHNQPGLAKIRVGAKEFMCIGALPPCDHPHVYIDMGADDEAICPYCSTLFVYDASLHGHADPAECEAPAQAA from the coding sequence ATGTCGGACCACGCCATTCCGCATTTCCATAACCAGCCCGGCCTTGCCAAAATTCGCGTCGGCGCCAAGGAATTCATGTGCATCGGCGCGCTGCCGCCTTGCGACCATCCGCATGTCTATATCGACATGGGCGCCGACGACGAGGCGATCTGCCCCTATTGCTCGACGCTTTTCGTTTATGACGCCTCCCTTCACGGCCATGCCGATCCCGCCGAATGCGAGGCCCCGGCTCAGGCGGCCTGA
- a CDS encoding DUF692 family multinuclear iron-containing protein, which yields MNIHIPSLALAQDDVVAGLKPAGDVVGAGLKPTHDAVGAGLKPAHGAEILATRPDIGFFEIHAENYMNPGGPNRRLLAAIRETFPISVHGVGLSLGSNGKLDRDHLARLKEVVDFAAPALISEHLAWSDFSGRAFPDLLPLPYDEAALFRVAGKIDAVQEVLGRAILIENPATYLRFRGDALAEPDFLAELCARTGSGLLLDVNNVHVAAVNHGFYACAYLDAFPLERVGEIHLAGHVQAHDADGAFLIDDHGGPVSAEVWALYRDVIAAAGPRPTLIEWDNNVPDWAELLAETEKARAEMRAFHPAPLASGACPEGRLATSHGVRGAAEALDAHWQSAFASALQDPVAPAPPLFAPCDTASRFAVYRNNSAVAEINALKEQFPTVLRLVGDEAFSGLARAFARENPPRSPVLAAYGADFPAFAAVFLAENGVEDLPYLPDAARLDWAVLQSLRAKEAEPCGLERLAALDVARIGAARARLHPSLALVASHWPLLALRDPETRDIADWRGETILVLRPESEAVLIALEPGAAAFLAACAAGATLGEAAQACEAAQSGFDFGHTLVALTRTGAFLDFIFDI from the coding sequence ATGAATATCCACATCCCATCCCTCGCGCTCGCGCAAGACGATGTTGTCGCCGGGCTGAAGCCCGCTGGTGACGTTGTCGGCGCCGGACTAAAGCCGACGCATGATGCGGTCGGCGCCGGGCTGAAGCCGGCGCATGGCGCGGAAATCCTGGCGACGCGGCCCGACATCGGCTTTTTCGAAATCCACGCCGAAAATTACATGAATCCGGGCGGCCCGAACCGCCGCCTGCTCGCCGCGATCCGCGAAACTTTTCCGATTTCAGTCCATGGCGTGGGGCTTTCGCTCGGCTCGAACGGAAAGCTCGACCGCGATCATCTGGCGCGGCTGAAAGAGGTCGTGGACTTCGCCGCGCCGGCGCTGATCTCAGAACATCTCGCCTGGAGCGATTTTTCCGGCCGCGCCTTTCCCGACCTTCTGCCCCTGCCCTATGACGAAGCGGCGCTTTTCCGGGTCGCCGGAAAAATCGACGCGGTTCAGGAGGTTCTTGGCCGCGCCATCCTGATCGAAAATCCGGCGACCTATCTGCGCTTTCGCGGCGACGCCCTGGCCGAGCCGGATTTTCTGGCCGAACTTTGCGCGCGAACCGGCAGCGGCCTGCTCCTCGACGTCAACAATGTCCATGTCGCAGCGGTCAACCACGGCTTCTACGCCTGCGCTTATCTCGACGCATTTCCCCTTGAGCGGGTCGGCGAAATCCATCTCGCCGGCCATGTCCAGGCCCACGACGCCGACGGCGCCTTCCTGATCGACGACCACGGCGGGCCGGTGAGCGCCGAAGTCTGGGCGCTTTACCGCGATGTGATCGCCGCCGCCGGCCCGCGCCCGACCCTGATCGAATGGGACAATAATGTCCCGGACTGGGCCGAACTGCTGGCCGAGACGGAGAAGGCGCGGGCGGAAATGCGGGCGTTCCATCCGGCTCCCCTCGCGTCTGGCGCATGTCCGGAAGGGCGTCTTGCGACCAGCCATGGGGTGAGGGGCGCCGCCGAGGCCCTCGACGCCCATTGGCAATCGGCCTTCGCCTCGGCCCTGCAAGACCCCGTCGCGCCGGCCCCGCCTCTGTTCGCGCCCTGCGACACAGCGTCGCGCTTCGCGGTCTATCGCAACAATTCGGCGGTCGCGGAGATTAACGCGCTCAAGGAGCAGTTCCCGACCGTGCTGCGCCTCGTCGGCGACGAAGCCTTTTCCGGCCTCGCCCGCGCCTTTGCCCGCGAAAACCCGCCGCGCTCGCCGGTTCTCGCCGCATATGGCGCGGATTTTCCCGCCTTTGCCGCCGTCTTCCTCGCCGAAAACGGCGTCGAAGACCTGCCCTATCTGCCGGACGCCGCCCGCCTCGACTGGGCCGTGCTGCAATCCCTGCGCGCAAAAGAAGCAGAGCCTTGCGGCCTCGAACGCCTCGCCGCGCTCGACGTAGCGCGAATCGGCGCCGCCCGCGCCCGGCTTCATCCCTCGCTTGCGCTCGTCGCCTCGCACTGGCCGCTGCTTGCGCTGCGCGACCCGGAAACCCGCGACATTGCGGACTGGCGCGGCGAGACGATACTGGTCCTGCGCCCCGAAAGCGAGGCCGTTCTGATCGCGCTCGAGCCCGGCGCCGCCGCCTTTCTGGCCGCCTGCGCCGCGGGCGCGACGCTCGGCGAGGCGGCGCAGGCCTGCGAAGCCGCCCAATCCGGTTTCGACTTCGGCCATACGCTGGTTGCGCTGACCCGGACCGGCGCCTTCCTCGACTTCATCTTCGACATCTGA
- a CDS encoding DUF2282 domain-containing protein produces MSKTSLSRDLALAASLLSALAAVPAHAASKQEKCFGVALKGTNDCAAGPGTTCAGTSAIDYQGNSWKFVPKGTCAGIKLPGGRTGALAPLDRDRPKV; encoded by the coding sequence ATGAGCAAGACCAGTTTGTCCCGCGATCTCGCGCTCGCCGCCTCCCTGTTGTCGGCGCTCGCCGCCGTCCCCGCCCATGCCGCCAGCAAGCAGGAAAAATGCTTTGGCGTCGCGCTCAAGGGAACCAATGATTGCGCCGCGGGTCCGGGCACGACCTGCGCCGGGACCTCGGCCATCGACTACCAGGGCAACAGCTGGAAATTCGTGCCCAAGGGAACCTGCGCGGGGATCAAACTTCCCGGCGGGCGCACCGGCGCGCTGGCCCCGCTCGACCGCGACCGCCCGAAAGTCTGA
- the cysE gene encoding serine O-acetyltransferase codes for MTTTGNVRPLRKSDADPVFAQIRREAEEALHREPELGCFLTSFILNHATLEQAVGHRLASRLSHPDFSGDLIRQNFLDLAARDPSIGEALRADILAVADRDPACQRLIEPVLYFKGFHALQAHRLAHALWNAGRKDFALYLQSRSSAAFQTDINPAARIGKGIFLDHATGLVVGATAVIDDDVSILHSVTLGGTGHERGDRHPKIRHGVLIGAGAKIIGNIEIGHCSRIAAGSVVLKPVPPNVTVAGVPAKVVGASGCSEPAREMDQVLAAKAEDV; via the coding sequence ATGACGACGACCGGCAATGTCCGCCCGCTGCGCAAGAGCGACGCCGATCCGGTGTTCGCGCAGATCCGGCGCGAGGCCGAGGAGGCGCTGCATCGCGAGCCGGAACTCGGCTGCTTCCTCACCTCCTTCATTCTCAATCATGCGACCTTGGAGCAGGCGGTCGGCCATCGCCTCGCCTCGCGCCTGTCGCATCCCGATTTCTCGGGCGATCTGATCCGCCAGAATTTCCTCGATCTCGCCGCGCGCGATCCTTCGATCGGCGAGGCGCTTCGCGCCGACATTCTCGCCGTCGCCGACCGCGACCCGGCCTGCCAACGCCTGATCGAGCCGGTGCTCTATTTCAAGGGCTTCCACGCCTTGCAGGCCCATAGGCTGGCGCATGCGCTATGGAACGCGGGCCGCAAGGATTTCGCGCTCTATCTGCAAAGCCGTTCGTCCGCGGCCTTCCAGACCGACATCAATCCGGCGGCGCGGATCGGCAAGGGCATATTCCTCGACCATGCGACGGGGCTTGTCGTGGGCGCCACGGCGGTGATCGACGACGATGTGTCGATTCTGCACAGCGTCACGCTCGGCGGCACCGGCCACGAGCGCGGCGACCGCCATCCGAAAATCCGCCACGGCGTGCTGATCGGCGCGGGCGCCAAGATCATCGGCAATATCGAGATCGGTCATTGCTCGCGCATCGCGGCGGGCTCGGTGGTGCTCAAACCCGTGCCGCCCAATGTCACGGTCGCCGGGGTGCCGGCGAAAGTCGTCGGCGCCTCGGGCTGCTCCGAACCGGCGCGTGAAATGGACCAGGTTCTCGCCGCCAAGGCCGAGGATGTTTAG
- a CDS encoding sigma-70 family RNA polymerase sigma factor, protein MPDLLAQDREWSAAMRAALAGDAAAYQRLLTALVPFLRKVCLRACARAGLSASDAEDAVQETLLAIHLKRHTWDPAQPLAPWLAAIARNKMIDAARRRGRRAETDIADFEDVLAAPAEADGFDRELDRQGALRLLDQLSPKQREAIEAVSIRGESLRDAAKSLGVTEGALRVSVHRGLKALAALYQRLNS, encoded by the coding sequence ATGCCGGATTTACTGGCGCAGGATCGGGAATGGAGCGCGGCCATGCGGGCGGCCCTTGCGGGCGACGCCGCGGCCTACCAGCGCCTGTTGACCGCGCTCGTTCCCTTTCTGCGCAAGGTTTGCCTCAGGGCCTGCGCGCGCGCAGGCCTGTCGGCCAGCGACGCGGAGGACGCCGTGCAGGAAACCCTGCTCGCCATTCATCTCAAGCGGCACACCTGGGACCCGGCCCAGCCGCTGGCGCCGTGGCTTGCGGCCATCGCGCGCAACAAGATGATCGACGCGGCGCGCCGACGCGGGCGCCGCGCCGAGACGGACATCGCCGATTTCGAGGATGTGCTCGCCGCGCCCGCCGAGGCCGACGGCTTCGACCGCGAATTGGACCGGCAGGGGGCGCTTCGCCTGCTCGACCAGTTGAGCCCGAAGCAGCGCGAGGCGATCGAGGCGGTGTCGATCCGCGGCGAAAGCCTGCGCGACGCCGCGAAAAGCCTGGGCGTCACCGAGGGGGCGCTGCGCGTGTCGGTGCATCGCGGCCTGAAGGCGCTTGCGGCGCTCTATCAAAGATTGAACAGTTGA
- a CDS encoding acetylserotonin O-methyltransferase, with amino-acid sequence MTSQLSPERLLGVGMGFWGAKALLSAVELGVFTRLGKGRANLAELTEDLGLHERGARDFFDALVAMKLLDREDGVYGNTPETDLFLDRAKPSYVGGILEMANARLYATWGRLTHALRTGRRESEDPADEDFFGALYADPDRLRGFLAAMSGVSAGPAKAIAAKIPWRDYKSFVDVGAAQGMVPVTIARAHPHLAGAAFDLPAVGPIFEEFVARNGLSDRLRFMPGDFFKDKLPTADVMIMGHILHDWGMEEKRVLLAKAYEALPKGGLLVVYEALIDDDRRENAFGLLMSLNMLIETPGGFDYTGADCQNWMREAGFAEIRVEHLLGPDSMVIGVK; translated from the coding sequence ATGACCTCGCAATTGTCGCCCGAAAGACTTCTTGGTGTCGGCATGGGCTTTTGGGGCGCCAAGGCGCTCCTTTCCGCCGTCGAGCTCGGCGTTTTCACCCGGCTCGGCAAGGGCCGCGCCAATCTCGCCGAGCTGACCGAAGACCTCGGCTTGCACGAACGCGGCGCGCGCGATTTTTTTGACGCGCTCGTCGCCATGAAGCTTCTCGATCGCGAGGACGGCGTCTATGGCAACACGCCGGAGACGGATCTTTTTCTCGATCGCGCGAAGCCGAGCTATGTCGGCGGCATTCTCGAAATGGCGAACGCCCGGCTCTATGCGACCTGGGGCCGGCTGACCCACGCCCTGCGGACGGGGCGGCGCGAGAGCGAGGACCCCGCCGACGAGGATTTTTTTGGCGCGCTCTATGCCGATCCTGATCGCCTGCGCGGCTTCCTTGCCGCGATGAGCGGCGTCAGCGCCGGTCCGGCCAAGGCCATCGCCGCCAAAATCCCGTGGCGGGATTACAAGAGTTTCGTGGACGTCGGCGCCGCGCAGGGGATGGTCCCGGTGACGATCGCGCGCGCGCATCCGCATCTCGCCGGCGCCGCCTTCGACCTGCCGGCAGTGGGCCCCATTTTCGAGGAATTTGTCGCGCGCAACGGCCTTTCGGACCGGCTGCGTTTCATGCCGGGCGATTTCTTCAAGGACAAGCTTCCCACCGCGGACGTCATGATCATGGGCCATATCCTCCACGACTGGGGCATGGAGGAAAAACGGGTTCTGCTCGCGAAGGCCTATGAGGCGCTGCCGAAGGGCGGCTTGCTGGTCGTTTATGAAGCGCTCATTGATGACGACCGCCGCGAGAACGCCTTCGGCCTGTTGATGAGCCTCAACATGCTGATCGAGACGCCGGGCGGCTTCGACTATACCGGCGCCGACTGCCAGAACTGGATGCGCGAGGCGGGCTTTGCCGAAATCCGGGTCGAACATCTGCTCGGCCCGGATTCCATGGTGATCGGCGTGAAGTGA
- a CDS encoding DoxX family protein, producing MTASTALFPIELPLWRTARPYLVSLAQLALRIALAIPFYRSGITKWDGFLQLSDSADALFTDEFKLHLFGGEYPFPAPHYMALASGVMEVVLPVLLVFGLGTRAAALGLLGMTAIIQLTEPQGWANFHLIWAATALALFVHGPGKVSLDALIGKGLAGLRN from the coding sequence ATGACCGCGTCTACAGCCTTGTTTCCGATCGAACTACCGTTATGGCGGACGGCGAGGCCCTATCTCGTCAGCCTTGCGCAACTCGCGCTGCGGATCGCGCTCGCCATTCCCTTCTATCGGTCGGGAATCACCAAATGGGACGGCTTCCTGCAGCTCAGCGACAGCGCCGACGCCTTGTTCACCGATGAGTTCAAACTGCATCTCTTTGGCGGCGAATATCCTTTCCCCGCCCCGCATTATATGGCGCTGGCCTCCGGCGTCATGGAGGTCGTGCTGCCGGTTTTGCTCGTGTTCGGCCTCGGGACGCGGGCCGCCGCGCTCGGCCTTCTCGGCATGACCGCGATCATCCAGCTCACCGAACCGCAGGGCTGGGCCAATTTCCACCTGATCTGGGCGGCGACCGCGCTCGCCCTTTTCGTCCACGGACCGGGAAAAGTCTCGCTCGACGCCCTGATTGGCAAAGGACTGGCCGGATTGCGGAATTGA
- a CDS encoding alpha/beta fold hydrolase: MQEFTSDGARLAFIDFAPTTQDRGEPILLIHGFASNHGVNWVFPQWVKTLTHAGRRTIVFDNRGHGRSEKLYDPALYTPWIMARDAVNLLDHLGIDRADVMGYSMGARIAAHMALASPEKLRGLVLAGLGFHLVDGEGLPAGIADAMEAPSLEVVTDPMQRMFRSFAEATKSDLRALAACMRGSRHAMSEAEVGAIRAPALVCVGSEDDVAGPPEPLARLMPNARVLVIPGRDHNKAVGDKVFKDGVLAFLNDLSA, encoded by the coding sequence ATGCAGGAATTCACGTCCGACGGCGCGCGCCTCGCTTTCATCGATTTCGCGCCCACGACGCAGGACCGGGGCGAACCGATCCTCCTCATCCACGGCTTCGCCTCCAACCACGGCGTCAACTGGGTTTTTCCGCAATGGGTCAAGACCCTGACCCATGCCGGCCGTCGCACCATCGTCTTCGACAATCGCGGCCACGGCCGCAGCGAAAAGCTCTACGATCCCGCGCTTTACACGCCCTGGATCATGGCGCGCGACGCCGTCAACCTGCTCGACCATCTCGGGATCGACCGCGCCGACGTGATGGGCTATTCCATGGGCGCGCGCATCGCCGCCCATATGGCCCTGGCGAGTCCGGAAAAGCTGCGGGGCCTTGTACTGGCGGGCCTCGGTTTCCATCTGGTGGACGGAGAGGGGTTGCCGGCCGGCATCGCCGACGCCATGGAGGCGCCGTCGCTGGAGGTTGTGACCGATCCGATGCAGCGCATGTTCCGCTCTTTCGCCGAGGCGACCAAGAGCGATCTGCGGGCGCTGGCCGCCTGCATGCGGGGCTCGCGCCACGCCATGAGCGAGGCCGAGGTCGGAGCGATCCGCGCGCCGGCTCTCGTTTGCGTCGGCTCGGAAGACGATGTCGCCGGACCGCCGGAGCCGCTGGCGCGGCTCATGCCGAACGCCCGCGTCCTGGTCATTCCCGGACGCGACCATAACAAGGCGGTCGGCGACAAGGTCTTCAAGGACGGCGTGCTGGCCTTCCTTAACGACCTTTCGGCCTAG